In one window of Terriglobia bacterium DNA:
- a CDS encoding DinB family protein gives MTAQVGTATGAAALTYAELLNHDEQETGQWHEWFRAHPEALDAKMELAMMHDVRGVLFHIFAVELRYAERLREGAETPYDVLPKGSVDEIFGIGAEARKKFREFMARATEADWNKVISFKTLSIGEFSASKRKCFVHAFLHGMRHWAQLATALRLQGTKAEWHHDFMFTKAME, from the coding sequence ATGACGGCACAGGTTGGTACGGCAACGGGAGCGGCGGCGCTCACCTACGCCGAGCTTCTGAACCACGATGAGCAGGAAACCGGGCAGTGGCACGAGTGGTTTCGCGCGCATCCGGAGGCGCTGGACGCGAAGATGGAGCTGGCAATGATGCACGACGTTCGCGGCGTGCTGTTCCACATCTTCGCGGTCGAATTGCGCTATGCGGAGCGGCTGCGGGAAGGCGCGGAAACTCCTTACGACGTTTTGCCGAAGGGATCGGTGGACGAGATCTTCGGCATCGGGGCGGAGGCGCGGAAGAAGTTTCGCGAGTTCATGGCGCGCGCGACGGAAGCGGATTGGAACAAGGTGATCAGTTTCAAGACGCTGTCCATCGGAGAGTTCTCGGCGAGCAAACGCAAGTGCTTCGTGCACGCGTTCCTGCACGGGATGCGTCACTGGGCGCAACTGGCGACGGCGCTGCGGCTGCAGGGCACCAAGGCGGAGTGGCATCACGATTTCATGTTCACGAAGGCGATGGAATAG